A region of Drosophila mauritiana strain mau12 chromosome 3L, ASM438214v1, whole genome shotgun sequence DNA encodes the following proteins:
- the LOC117141224 gene encoding cold shock domain-containing protein E1, giving the protein MNTQSKVYRIGEEIYDNLPCDSYFNMNAVRNLGIPTTFPTIGTFTLDSITLGLQPQGQGPSSQQQQQQHQQQQQQQQQQQQHQQNMHHHQHQQQHMQQQQQQQQHQQQQHQQQQQQQHQQQQQQHPTIGMFDANEVNDVIQNPPQIGVFQSNSVLTNGAGSGSSIFGSQSSNSSAAAADPSQTTRETGIIEKLLHSYGFIQCCERQARLFFHFSQFSGNIDHLKIGDPVEFEMTYDRRTGKPIASQVSKIAPEVVLSEERVTGTVTTELRTDSANNVLNSSETTGRISYENRGECFFLPYTKDDVEGNVNLRAGDKVSFQIATNQRGNLGACHIRLENPAQPVKYRGVVCSMKESFGFIERADVVKEIFFHFSEAEGNVELRPGDDVEFTIQTRSVSGSGDPTNPNLLQSKMQSASVPPQGREFACNITRLAPGSVIFEDVDSTVYKGQVLKSLDRNNPVRQNNDPLPGRIRYRALDYSEVEVPFGDKDQKGDFTLRHGDWVQFLLATDRRDQLQRATSIALLDETFKVSGEKREQGTIASLKEGFGFLRCVERQARLFFHFTEVLDTSREIDINDEVEFTVIQEPGLAYNNSRLQAIRIKHLPPNSVQFETLVASNIEGCVTREAPKSPIKSQDRVEGGVITYEHADVKKTIMYFLKDCEKPPRIGERVRFDIYMVKRNKECIAVNVQQVSLHQQQQQQQQQLHLNQSSAGANINQNDQLGGLSNGISSSSSNASLQNGYVMHGSPGGSTSSVGSNNPGHLDEFKMENNNHAGSDAGQVYRGFIAVMKENFGFIETLSHDEEVFFHFSNYMGNPNWLELGQEVEYTLARNGNTSVSGNCLPAENVRMLPKNSIPQPAVLETTHNGVVARPLRCINPDQQEYAGLIEILDELRTTVISQHEFGITSLVNKRDLLQKGDLVSFRIDESGRAACVNAVRQKKRATVDSIKGQFGFLNFEVEDGKKLFFHMSEVQGNTVALHPGDTVEFSVVTNQRNGKSSACNVLKINDRPDRLISRLKLNGDDTVPRLILIRAPKGPQGKGFSVLARHPRIPGNLVE; this is encoded by the exons ATGAATACCCAATCGAAGGTGTACCGTATCGGCGAAG AAATCTATGACAACTTGCCATGCGATAGTTATTTCAACATGAATGCCGTTCGCAACCTGGGAATCCCAACAACGTTTCCGACCATTGGAACATTTACACTTGACTCTATTACGTTGGGACTGCAGCCGCAGGGTCAGGGCCCGTCgtcccagcagcagcagcagcagcatcaacaacaacaacaacagcagcagcagcagcaacaacatcagcagaATATGCATCACcatcaacatcagcagcaacacatgcagcagcagcagcaacaacaacaacatcagcagcagcaacaccaacagcagcaacaacagcaacatcagcagcaacaacaacagcatccAACCATTGGAATGTTCGATGCCAACGAGGTTAACGATGTCATCCAGAATCCTCCTCAAATCGGAGTATTCCAGTCTAACAGCGTTCTGACCAACGGAGCCGGCAGTGGCTCCTCGATCTTTGGCTCCCAGTCGAGCAATTCATCGGCGGCAGCTGCAGATCCCAGCCAAACCACCCGGGAAACTGGCATCATTGAAAAGTTGTTG CATTCGTATGGATTCATTCAGTGCTGTGAGCGGCAGGCGCGTCTTTTCTTTCACTTCTCGCAATTCAGCGGTAATATTGATCATTTGAAAATCGGAGATCCCGTGGAGTTTGAGATGACCTATGATCGCCGCACCGGCAAGCCGATAGCTAGTCAAGTATCAAAAATAGCCCCAGAGGTTGTTCTCTCCGAGGAGCGGGTCACCGGCACGGTGACCACCGAGCTGCGCACAGATAGCGCCAACAATGTGCTCAACTCCAGCGAGACCACAGGTCGCATAAGCTATGAGAACCGAGGCGAATGCTTCTTTTTACCCTATACCAAAGACGATGTGGAAGGTAATGTCAACTTGCGCGCTGGCGACAAGGTCAGCTTTCAAATCGCAACGAACCAAAG AGGTAATCTAGGCGCCTGCCATATTCGCCTGGAAAATCCGGCCCAGCCGGTTAAGTATCGTGGGGTTGTCTGCTCGATGAAGGAATCGTTTGGCTTTATAGAACGTGCCGATGTGGTCAAGGAGATTTTCTTCCACTTCTCAGAGGCTGAGGGCAATGTTGAGCTGCGTCCCGGTGACGATGTTGAGTTCACCATTCAGACGCGGAGCGTAAGTGGCAGTGGCGATCCGACCAATCCCAATCTGCTTCAATCAAAAATGCAGTCTGCATCTGTGCCTCCGCAGGGCCGTGAATTTGCGTGCAACATCACGCGCCTAGCTCCGGGATCAGTGATCTTTGAGGACGTGGACAGCACGGTGTATAAGGGCCAGGTGCTTAAGTCGCTTGATCGCAACAACCCGGTGCGCCAGAACAATGATCCCTTGCCGGGCCGTATTCGTTATAGGGCCTTGGATTACTCCGAGGTGGAGGTTCCATTCGGGGACAAGGATCAAAAGGGTGACTTCACCCTGCGCCACGGCGATTGGGTGCAGTTCCTCCTTGCCACGGATCGGCGTGATCAATTGCAGCGGGCCACATCGATTGCCCTGTTGGACGAGACATTCAAGGTTTCCGGCGAGAAGCGGGAGCAGGGCACCATCGCCTCTCTCAAGGAGGGCTTCGGATTCTTGCGCTGCGTAGAGCGTCAGGCTCGTTTATTTTTCCACTTTACTGAAGTTTTAGATACG aGCCGCGAAATCGATATCAACGATGAGGTAGAATTCACTGTCATTCAGGAGCCTGGATTGGCCTATAATAACTCGCGTTTGCAGGCCATACGCATTAAACACTTGCCGCCCAACTCAGTGCAATTTGAAACTCTAGTGGCCAGCAACATAGAAG GATGCGTAACTCGCGAGGCGCCCAAGAGCCCAATTAAATCTCAAGATCGCGTCGAGGGCGGTGTGATTACCTATGAACATGCCGATGTTAAAAAGACTATAATGTATTTTCTTAAAGACTGCGAAAAACCACCAAGGATTGGGGAGCGTGTGCGCTTCGATATTTACATG GTCAAACGTAACAAGGAGTGTATAGCCGTCAACGTACAGCAAGTATCGCTgcatcaacagcaacaacagcagcaacagcagttgcATCTTAATCAGTCGAGTGCTGGGGCAAATATCAACCAAAATGACCAGCTGGGAGGATTGTCGAATGGAATCAGTAGCAGCAGCTCGAATGCTTCGCTACAGAATGGCTATGTCATGCACGGCAGCCCTGGCGGCAGTACCAGCAGCGTGGGCAGCAATAATCCGGGTCATCTGGATGAGTTCAAGATGGAGAACAACAACCATGCCGGATCCGATGCCGGTCAGGTGTACCGTGGCTTCATAGCCGTTATGAAGGAGAACTTTGGATTCATTGAGACTTTGTCCCACGACGAGGAGGTCTTCTTTCACTTTAGCAACTATATGGGCAATCCCAATTGGTTGGAGCTGGGTCAGGAGGTGGAGTACACTCTCGCTCGAAATGGGAATACATCCGTTTCTGGAAACTGCCTGCCGGCGGAAAATGTCCGCATGCTGCCAAAGAACTCTATTCCCCAGCCGGCTGTGCTGGAAACCACACACAATGGCGTGGTAGCACGTCCACTGCGTTGCATCAATCCCGACCAGCAGGAATATGCCGGTCTCATTGAAATCCTCGATGAGCTACGTACCACTGTCATTTCGCAACACGAATTCGGGATCACTAGTCTGGTGAACAAGAGGGATCTGCTCCAGAAGGGCGATCTCGTTAGCTTTCGCATCGATGAGAGCGGTCGAGCAGCATGCGTGAATGCCGTAAGGCAGAAGAAGCGTGCCACTGTGGACTCCATCAAGGGTCAGTTTGGTTTTCTCAACTTTGAGGTGGAGGACGGCAAAAAACTGTTCTTCCACATGTCTGAGGTGCAGGGCAATACTGTCGCTTTACATCCAGGCGATACTGTGGAGTTCTCCGTGGTCACCAATCAG CGCAATGGAAAGTCGTCGGCATGCAATGTTCTGAAAATAAACGATCGTCCGGATCGTCTGATCTCGCGCCTTAAGCTCAACGGCGATGACACTGTGCCGCGCCTGATCCTCATTCGCGCACCCAAGGGACCGCAGGGCAAGGGCTTTTCCGTTCTAGCGCGTCATCCACGCATTCCAG GCAACTTGGTGGAGTAG